One stretch of Candidatus Zixiibacteriota bacterium DNA includes these proteins:
- the pgsC gene encoding poly-gamma-glutamate biosynthesis protein PgsC, with protein sequence MQAIGLGLVLSLIFSETLGLAAGGMVVPGYIALMIHQPLRILGTIVVSLITFLTVRLMSHHMFIYGRRRTVMIILIGFCFGWASRELFVMTPSGLSVEFQTIGYIIPGLIANWMERQGVVQTISMMIVAGVLVRMLLMIFTGGEVIL encoded by the coding sequence ATGCAGGCTATCGGCCTGGGACTTGTTCTGAGTTTGATTTTTTCTGAAACTTTGGGGCTGGCTGCCGGCGGTATGGTTGTCCCCGGATATATTGCCTTGATGATTCATCAGCCGCTTCGTATTCTCGGCACTATTGTTGTCTCGCTAATAACATTTTTAACCGTCAGGCTGATGTCTCATCACATGTTTATATATGGGCGCCGCCGCACAGTTATGATAATACTTATTGGCTTCTGTTTCGGCTGGGCATCCAGGGAACTTTTTGTGATGACACCATCAGGCTTGAGTGTCGAGTTTCAAACTATCGGTTACATCATTCCCGGTCTTATTGCCAACTGGATGGAACGTCAGGGGGTTGTCCAAACAATATCCATGATGATTGTTGCCGGCGTGTTAGTGAGGATGCTCTTAATGATATTCACAGGCGGGGAGGTGATATTGTGA
- the arfB gene encoding aminoacyl-tRNA hydrolase yields the protein MIDILKNIALAEDELIFIFSRCGKPGGQNVNKVNSKAALLFDVFNSPGLSEYQKKLISKKLKTRINNKGILRVVSQKHRSQSANREEAIKRFIELLSNALREKPPRKKTTIPKTAIKHRLDEKKHRSRLKQERSKKALFDE from the coding sequence ATGATAGATATATTAAAAAATATTGCTCTTGCGGAGGATGAACTAATCTTCATATTTTCCCGATGCGGCAAACCGGGCGGGCAGAATGTTAACAAAGTCAACAGCAAGGCGGCTTTGCTGTTTGATGTTTTCAATTCGCCTGGTCTATCGGAATATCAAAAGAAACTTATCTCTAAAAAGCTGAAAACCCGGATTAATAACAAAGGGATATTGAGAGTTGTGTCTCAGAAACATCGAAGCCAGAGCGCTAACCGTGAGGAAGCGATTAAACGTTTTATAGAATTGCTCAGTAATGCGCTTAGGGAAAAACCTCCCCGCAAAAAAACGACAATACCGAAAACGGCAATCAAACATCGTCTCGATGAGAAAAAACATCGCAGCAGATTAAAACAAGAACGCTCGAAAAAAGCGCTATTTGATGAGTAA
- the pgsB gene encoding poly-gamma-glutamate synthase PgsB, producing the protein MWLVFLLVLVLSAYGFYEYSRHSNNINQISNRIHINGTRGKSSVTRLVGGGLKGGGKQVFIKTTGTSPRIIDVDGKEYPIRRVGSANIIEQLKIARQAVADKAEYFVVECMALFPGLQYITEHQMIRSQVGAITNIREDHLDVMGPRIEDVAQAICNTIPRNGMLFTTENRFIETINKRASVLNTEVISVDPETVTVDDLAGFSYLEHKDNVALALAICEHYNIDRQSALKGMHQIKPDSGAMHKYSINIHGKTIEFVNAFAANDPDSYRAIWKMFEFHKGNKNQFIVLVNSRQDRIQRAEQLGEFIAREVEADYFVVSGEYTYPLVQKAIKSGLSPEIIKDMGGQSADKVFNYICDFTDKSSLVVGIGNIVGLGDEIVKYFINKGRIVA; encoded by the coding sequence ATGTGGCTCGTTTTTTTGTTAGTATTGGTTCTTTCAGCTTACGGCTTCTATGAATATAGTCGTCATAGCAATAATATAAATCAAATATCAAATCGCATTCACATTAATGGTACGCGCGGTAAATCATCGGTAACCCGATTAGTTGGCGGCGGTTTAAAGGGCGGCGGCAAGCAGGTTTTCATAAAAACTACCGGCACCAGCCCCCGTATTATTGATGTTGACGGCAAAGAGTACCCAATTAGACGTGTTGGCTCCGCCAATATTATAGAACAGCTTAAAATTGCTCGACAGGCAGTTGCCGATAAGGCAGAGTATTTTGTTGTCGAGTGCATGGCGCTATTTCCCGGTCTTCAGTATATAACCGAACACCAGATGATTCGATCTCAGGTTGGAGCTATTACCAATATCAGGGAAGACCATCTCGATGTTATGGGACCTCGGATTGAGGATGTCGCTCAGGCGATTTGCAATACTATCCCCCGAAATGGAATGCTGTTTACAACGGAAAACAGATTTATTGAAACCATAAATAAACGCGCCTCGGTTCTTAATACGGAAGTTATTTCGGTAGATCCGGAAACAGTAACGGTGGACGATTTAGCAGGTTTCTCTTATCTTGAACATAAAGACAATGTAGCCTTAGCGCTGGCGATTTGCGAACATTATAATATCGACAGACAATCCGCTCTCAAGGGGATGCATCAAATCAAACCAGACTCCGGAGCTATGCACAAATACTCTATAAATATTCACGGCAAGACAATTGAATTTGTCAACGCTTTTGCCGCCAACGATCCCGATAGCTATCGCGCTATCTGGAAGATGTTTGAATTCCACAAAGGCAATAAGAATCAATTTATAGTTCTTGTAAATTCACGTCAGGATAGAATTCAGCGAGCCGAACAGCTTGGCGAGTTCATAGCCCGAGAGGTGGAAGCGGATTACTTTGTAGTATCCGGAGAATATACATACCCATTGGTGCAAAAAGCCATAAAGAGCGGTTTGTCTCCTGAGATTATTAAAGATATGGGAGGACAATCGGCTGATAAGGTATTTAATTATATATGCGATTTTACTGATAAATCATCACTGGTTGTTGGAATTGGAAATATTGTGGGGCTGGGTGATGAGATAGTGAAGTATTTTATTAATAAAGGGAGGATAGTTGCCTGA
- the pgsW gene encoding poly-gamma-glutamate system protein: protein MRQKVGKPSYALLVFLTIFSLFLFYLAEKSQTPRKAAYYDQKIAAAELTKQAQGVIKDELVRLGYVIDIQNDPNMTGLIGPLSSLITTDRGYIRDKLISTNPNNSAVLIDLFHRAKLQPGDHIAVMFTGSLPGMNIAVLAACKIMELTPVIITSVGPSSWGANREKLTWLDMESLFVKSGLWPYKSVAASLGGGNDHGRGISPEGRNLLKEAINRNGAGLISSISEELPLGSLEDNIEARIEIFDMEKGDEEFKAVVNVGGGLAAVGSSQNGRLIPPGYNARLYERQLPAVGAINILADRLIPVIHLLQITRFAEKYKLPVDITAEPKIGEGPVFVQEKYSIMTTIIYTLILIVVLWAAIRVDFRYYIYRNKHLFVRKNIG, encoded by the coding sequence GTGAGGCAAAAAGTAGGCAAACCTTCGTATGCATTATTAGTATTTCTGACCATATTTTCCCTTTTTCTTTTCTATTTAGCTGAAAAATCTCAAACGCCTCGCAAGGCGGCTTATTACGACCAGAAAATAGCGGCGGCAGAATTAACTAAGCAGGCTCAGGGCGTGATTAAAGATGAGCTGGTTCGGCTTGGCTATGTTATCGATATCCAAAATGACCCGAATATGACTGGTTTGATTGGCCCGCTGTCATCGCTTATCACCACCGACCGCGGTTATATCCGGGATAAGCTGATTTCTACTAATCCCAATAACAGCGCTGTCTTAATTGATTTGTTTCATAGAGCAAAGTTGCAGCCCGGAGACCATATTGCTGTAATGTTTACCGGCTCTTTGCCGGGAATGAACATAGCGGTACTTGCAGCCTGTAAGATAATGGAATTGACGCCGGTGATTATAACCTCTGTCGGTCCCTCATCATGGGGAGCAAACCGGGAGAAGCTTACCTGGCTGGATATGGAAAGCCTGTTTGTGAAAAGCGGGCTATGGCCTTACAAGTCGGTTGCCGCATCATTAGGCGGCGGCAATGACCATGGCCGCGGTATTTCGCCGGAGGGCAGAAACTTGCTTAAAGAGGCGATTAATAGAAATGGCGCAGGACTAATATCATCAATATCAGAAGAACTGCCGTTAGGTTCGCTTGAGGATAACATAGAAGCAAGAATCGAGATTTTCGATATGGAAAAAGGCGATGAGGAATTTAAAGCTGTTGTTAATGTTGGCGGCGGTTTGGCAGCGGTAGGCTCATCACAAAACGGACGTTTAATCCCCCCGGGATACAATGCCAGGCTATATGAAAGGCAATTACCGGCAGTGGGCGCAATAAATATTCTGGCAGACCGCTTGATACCGGTTATCCACCTGCTTCAGATTACTCGTTTTGCCGAGAAATACAAACTGCCGGTCGATATTACAGCCGAGCCAAAAATCGGCGAGGGTCCTGTTTTTGTCCAGGAAAAATATTCTATTATGACAACAATAATCTATACGCTCATACTAATCGTCGTTCTGTGGGCGGCTATTAGAGTTGATTTTAGATATTATATTTATAGAAATAAGCATCTTTTCGTTCGGAAAAACATTGGATGA